Proteins from a genomic interval of Pirellulales bacterium:
- a CDS encoding isochorismatase family protein gives MPRSSVLSALLCVLVYFTAAQIVGAETPAARRAYENRLTPIADPQPLLADHPRFVEPVRETRRFEAPALVQDDQADLAVRAWRFSYNARGIVEMPNRLRGSDTAIIVVHPWGIDDGQGWRTPEPAGAAFQCTPEKNLLLNQHIAEVINPMLTALRPRVGLVLYSLPGKEDPIRKKIYRSFRGEPTPAERKEGAVQLAAKLTAFDYHGRDLPAALELSAALPVVDYFRQFRGLDPTAPFNHEGFWDLPIPVSKHITVAPRDVVIYDGEGYDPLRQFLRDNGIRHVLLTGYNTDMCFCKTTAGYDNLSPDFNVFLVGDATVATFPANPEPRFATNAAISFAALDHLVTQVSWIKPLAAGQAAK, from the coding sequence ATGCCACGATCTTCCGTGTTGTCGGCGTTGTTGTGCGTGCTGGTGTACTTTACCGCGGCGCAAATTGTCGGGGCCGAGACGCCCGCCGCTCGCCGCGCATACGAAAATCGCTTGACGCCGATCGCGGATCCGCAGCCGCTGTTGGCCGACCATCCGCGGTTTGTCGAGCCAGTGCGCGAGACGCGCCGCTTCGAAGCCCCAGCGCTCGTGCAGGACGACCAGGCGGACCTGGCGGTCCGCGCGTGGCGTTTTTCGTACAACGCCCGCGGCATCGTGGAAATGCCGAACCGACTGCGCGGCAGCGACACCGCCATCATTGTCGTCCACCCGTGGGGGATCGACGACGGTCAAGGCTGGCGTACCCCCGAGCCGGCTGGCGCCGCCTTTCAGTGCACGCCGGAAAAGAACCTGCTGCTCAACCAGCACATCGCCGAGGTGATCAACCCAATGCTCACGGCGCTGCGCCCGCGCGTGGGCCTGGTGCTGTACAGCCTTCCCGGCAAGGAAGATCCGATCCGCAAGAAGATTTATCGCTCTTTCCGTGGTGAACCAACTCCGGCCGAGCGCAAGGAAGGTGCCGTGCAGTTAGCTGCAAAACTCACGGCGTTCGATTACCACGGCCGCGATCTGCCAGCGGCCCTCGAACTGTCCGCCGCTCTACCGGTGGTCGATTACTTTCGCCAGTTTCGCGGGCTCGATCCCACGGCCCCCTTTAACCACGAAGGCTTTTGGGATTTGCCGATTCCCGTTTCAAAACATATCACGGTCGCGCCGCGCGACGTCGTGATCTACGACGGCGAGGGGTACGACCCGCTCCGACAGTTCTTGCGCGACAATGGAATTCGCCACGTGCTTTTGACGGGCTACAACACCGACATGTGCTTCTGCAAGACGACGGCCGGCTACGACAACCTGTCGCCCGACTTCAACGTCTTCCTGGTCGGAGATGCGACGGTGGCCACGTTCCCGGCCAATCCCGAGCCGCGCTTTGCCACGAACGCCGCGATCTCGTTCGCCGCGCTCGATCACCTGGTGACGCAGGTATCATGGATCAAACCGCTGGCCGCCGGCCAGGCAGCCAAGTAA
- a CDS encoding polysaccharide deacetylase family protein: protein MSDPRTTTPTRPNLAGRLARRDFLRASAAAVLGGAALARRGAANQSQPGTALVAITLDLEMSRNFPRWEDTHWDYEKGNLNDESKAYTVEACRRIKAAGAVAHLFAVGRVCEQENLDWLRQLAADGHHVGNHTYDHVNVLATHPEDVQFRFKRAPWLVAGRSVEQTIADNIRLTTVALRERTGIAVDGFRTPGGFANGLADRPDIQEMLQAQGFDWVSSKYPAHPNSEPGIEPSEVVLAGIVAAQTAAQPFIYESGLCEIPMSPASDINAFRSGRWKLDWFLESVRRGLGWAIANRAVYDFLGHPSCLYVADPDFRTIDLICQTVGKAKDAAKIVDLGTIARATRAKVAAEKAR from the coding sequence ATGAGCGATCCAAGAACGACAACGCCGACGCGTCCAAATTTAGCCGGCCGGCTCGCCCGCCGCGATTTCCTGCGCGCCAGTGCCGCGGCGGTTCTGGGCGGCGCGGCCCTCGCGCGTCGTGGCGCGGCCAACCAGTCTCAGCCGGGCACAGCCCTGGTCGCCATCACGCTCGACCTGGAGATGAGCCGCAACTTCCCGCGCTGGGAAGATACGCACTGGGATTACGAAAAGGGAAACCTCAACGACGAATCCAAGGCGTACACCGTCGAGGCTTGTCGCCGCATCAAAGCCGCGGGCGCGGTCGCGCATCTGTTCGCCGTCGGTCGCGTTTGCGAACAGGAGAATCTCGACTGGCTGCGGCAGCTCGCCGCTGACGGGCATCATGTTGGCAACCATACCTACGATCACGTCAACGTGCTGGCCACGCACCCGGAAGACGTGCAATTTCGTTTCAAGCGAGCGCCATGGCTGGTGGCCGGCCGATCGGTCGAGCAGACGATCGCCGACAATATTCGCCTGACGACCGTTGCCCTGCGCGAGCGGACGGGCATCGCGGTCGATGGCTTTCGGACGCCCGGCGGATTCGCCAACGGCCTCGCGGATCGCCCGGATATTCAAGAGATGCTGCAAGCGCAGGGTTTCGATTGGGTCAGCAGCAAATACCCGGCCCATCCGAATAGCGAGCCGGGCATCGAACCGAGCGAAGTCGTCTTAGCCGGCATCGTGGCGGCGCAAACAGCGGCGCAACCCTTTATCTACGAGTCGGGCCTGTGTGAAATCCCGATGAGCCCGGCCAGCGACATCAACGCCTTCCGCAGCGGCCGCTGGAAGCTCGACTGGTTTCTGGAAAGCGTGCGGCGCGGCCTGGGCTGGGCGATCGCGAATCGCGCCGTGTACGACTTCCTCGGCCACCCGTCGTGCCTGTACGTCGCCGATCCCGACTTCCGCACGATCGACCTGATTTGCCAGACCGTTGGTAAAGCAAAGGACGCCGCAAAAATCGTCGACCTGGGGACGATTGCCCGCGCTACCAGGGCCAAGGTCGCCGCAGAGAAAGCCCGCTGA
- a CDS encoding selenium-binding family protein: MHRRDFLIAAAAAGALPQQLARQLAAAQPPKSSAKDAAETASCCGPGYPSPQEAAKAPPEKLLYTLGLYAGTPVEKPDFLATIDVDPKSSTYSQVIHRLPMPFVGDELHHFGWNACSSCHGDAQKSRRYLVIPGQRSSRIHIVDTSDPRAPKMHKVIAPETIKAKANLSAPHTVHCAPDGRIIISMLGDAEGRGPGGFLVLDENFDIAGHWENSAPGMKFNYDFWYQPRHNVMVSSEWSAPQTYYGGFNLDDVAAGKYGTQIHFWDWQKRAIVQTADLGDQGRIPLEVRFHHNPDSTHGFVGAALSSTMWHWHKAGDRWQVDKVIAVDPVEVKSFPFPLPGLITDLVLSMDDRYLYFSNWLHGDIRQYDVSDPANPKLTGQLWCGGLLGKAPEVAGHKVVGGPQMLQLSLDGRRLYVTSSLFSSWDNQFYPDMAKTGSFLLQVDCDPKGGMKINDRFFVDFGREPGGPARAHEMRYPGGDCTSDIWT; the protein is encoded by the coding sequence ATGCATCGCCGAGACTTCTTGATCGCCGCCGCGGCCGCTGGTGCCTTGCCACAACAACTAGCACGGCAACTTGCCGCCGCCCAGCCGCCCAAGTCATCCGCCAAAGACGCCGCTGAAACGGCCAGTTGCTGCGGGCCCGGCTACCCTTCGCCGCAAGAGGCCGCCAAGGCCCCGCCCGAAAAATTGCTCTACACGCTTGGTCTATATGCGGGCACGCCGGTCGAAAAGCCCGACTTTTTGGCGACGATCGACGTCGATCCGAAGTCTTCGACCTATTCGCAAGTGATTCACAGGCTGCCGATGCCGTTTGTCGGCGACGAACTCCACCATTTCGGCTGGAACGCGTGCAGCTCCTGCCATGGCGATGCCCAAAAATCGCGCCGCTACCTGGTTATTCCTGGTCAGCGCTCCAGCCGCATCCATATCGTCGACACGTCCGATCCGCGCGCGCCGAAAATGCACAAGGTGATCGCGCCCGAGACGATCAAAGCCAAGGCCAACCTCAGCGCCCCACACACCGTACATTGCGCGCCGGACGGGCGGATCATTATCTCGATGCTGGGCGATGCCGAGGGACGCGGGCCAGGCGGCTTTCTCGTGCTCGACGAAAACTTCGACATTGCCGGACACTGGGAGAATAGCGCCCCCGGCATGAAGTTCAATTACGACTTCTGGTATCAGCCGCGGCACAACGTGATGGTGTCGAGCGAATGGTCCGCGCCGCAGACGTATTACGGCGGCTTCAATCTCGACGACGTCGCCGCCGGCAAATACGGCACGCAGATTCACTTCTGGGATTGGCAGAAGCGCGCGATCGTGCAAACCGCCGACCTGGGCGATCAAGGGCGCATCCCGCTCGAGGTCCGTTTCCACCACAATCCGGACAGCACGCACGGTTTTGTCGGCGCGGCGCTATCGAGCACGATGTGGCATTGGCACAAGGCGGGCGATCGCTGGCAAGTCGACAAGGTGATCGCCGTCGACCCGGTCGAAGTAAAGAGCTTCCCGTTTCCGCTGCCCGGCTTGATCACGGACCTGGTGCTGTCGATGGACGATCGCTACCTGTATTTCTCCAACTGGCTGCACGGCGACATCCGTCAGTACGACGTCAGCGATCCGGCGAATCCGAAGCTGACCGGCCAGTTATGGTGCGGCGGCCTGTTGGGCAAAGCGCCGGAAGTGGCGGGGCACAAAGTCGTAGGAGGTCCGCAGATGTTGCAGCTGAGCCTCGATGGCCGCCGGCTGTATGTCACCAGCTCGCTTTTCAGCAGTTGGGACAATCAGTTCTATCCCGACATGGCCAAGACCGGCTCGTTCCTCCTGCAGGTCGATTGCGATCCGAAGGGCGGAATGAAAATCAACGACCGCTTCTTCGTCGACTTCGGCCGCGAACCGGGCGGCCCTGCGCGAGCGCACGAAATGCGCTACCCCGGCGGCGACTGCACGTCGGATATTTGGACGTGA
- a CDS encoding leucine-rich repeat domain-containing protein has translation MSTVPPDARRWSADNLRTLLLVTVVAIAVCWLLFERMQSRREMLAAKRIEAYGDLDFGTTTTFYSRDGRPWWERIWDKLRGPRVVFAQGSETMTDVTPLVAFRSLDHLRLRHSQVSDLTPLAEMPGVKYLDVGETPVADIGPVARHGRLEVIYAPRCKVHDLTSLAHCTNLNFINLEQTPVRDLSPLAALTKLTDLYLANTHVRDLTPLAGLTSLTNLDLEGTEVRDVSPLTGLTNLESLKLLDTNVEDCSALAGLTRLKMLNLDGTHVSDARALAALTNLESLWLRRTPVSDEQIAELRRALPGCSVADGNDP, from the coding sequence ATGTCGACAGTTCCGCCAGATGCCCGTCGCTGGAGTGCGGACAACCTCCGTACGTTGCTTCTCGTCACGGTGGTGGCGATCGCCGTTTGTTGGCTCCTGTTCGAGAGAATGCAATCGCGCCGCGAAATGCTCGCTGCCAAACGCATCGAGGCCTATGGCGATCTTGACTTTGGGACCACAACGACGTTTTATTCGCGCGACGGGCGGCCGTGGTGGGAGCGGATTTGGGACAAGTTACGCGGGCCGCGCGTCGTTTTCGCGCAGGGAAGCGAGACAATGACAGACGTCACACCGCTGGTGGCGTTCCGCAGCCTGGACCACTTGCGTCTCCGGCACTCGCAGGTCAGCGACTTGACCCCGCTGGCCGAAATGCCAGGGGTGAAGTATCTCGATGTGGGCGAGACGCCCGTGGCCGATATCGGACCGGTTGCCCGTCACGGCCGGTTGGAAGTGATTTACGCCCCGCGCTGCAAGGTACACGATCTGACGTCGCTTGCGCACTGCACGAACCTGAACTTTATCAACCTGGAACAGACCCCCGTCCGCGATCTAAGCCCGCTGGCTGCGCTTACAAAACTCACCGACCTCTATTTGGCAAATACTCACGTCCGCGATTTGACGCCGCTTGCTGGATTGACCAGCTTGACGAATCTCGACCTCGAAGGAACCGAAGTCCGTGACGTATCGCCATTGACCGGACTGACGAATCTAGAATCGCTGAAACTGCTGGATACGAATGTCGAGGATTGCTCGGCGCTTGCGGGCCTGACGCGGCTGAAGATGCTCAACCTTGACGGCACGCACGTGAGCGACGCGCGTGCGCTCGCCGCGCTGACGAACCTCGAGTCTCTGTGGCTGCGTAGGACACCAGTCAGCGACGAGCAAATTGCCGAGCTACGGCGGGCCCTGCCAGGCTGCTCGGTCGCTGATGGCAATGATCCCTAG
- the floA gene encoding flotillin-like protein FloA (flotillin-like protein involved in membrane lipid rafts) yields the protein MLNIALFAAVPASLAWAVAIIILILILLVFVIVAAAYGNLWFQAYMSNAQVGLLRLVAMGFRQVNARTIVQSKIMAMQAGLGNDPATGITTQRLEAHYLAGGNVPGVIRAIIAAHRADIDLDFDRAAAIDLAGRDVLDAVQTSVNPKVIDCPDPQKSKKSTLSAIARNGVELQIRARVTVRTNIKQLIGGATEETVIARVGEGIITSIGSAESHLVVMENPDMISKAVLARGLDAQTAFEIVSIDIADIDVGENIGARLQADQAEADTRVARAKAEERRAFAIAREQEMKAKVSENKAEVIMAEAKVPLAIASAFRDGNFATAGG from the coding sequence ATGCTTAACATTGCTCTCTTCGCCGCCGTGCCTGCTTCGCTGGCCTGGGCCGTCGCGATCATTATTCTGATATTGATCCTGTTAGTCTTCGTGATCGTGGCCGCGGCCTATGGCAACTTGTGGTTTCAAGCGTACATGTCCAACGCCCAGGTCGGCCTGTTGCGACTGGTGGCGATGGGCTTTCGCCAGGTGAACGCCCGCACGATCGTGCAGTCGAAAATCATGGCCATGCAGGCCGGCCTCGGCAACGATCCTGCGACGGGTATCACCACGCAGCGGCTCGAAGCGCATTACCTGGCCGGCGGCAATGTTCCGGGCGTGATTCGAGCGATCATCGCCGCGCATCGCGCGGATATCGATCTCGATTTCGACCGTGCGGCGGCCATCGACCTGGCTGGTCGCGACGTGCTGGACGCCGTGCAGACGAGCGTCAATCCGAAAGTGATCGACTGCCCCGATCCGCAGAAATCGAAAAAATCGACGTTGAGCGCCATCGCTCGTAACGGCGTTGAGTTGCAGATTCGCGCCCGCGTGACGGTGCGCACCAATATCAAGCAGTTGATCGGCGGCGCCACCGAAGAAACCGTGATCGCCCGTGTCGGCGAAGGGATTATCACCTCGATCGGTTCGGCCGAAAGCCACCTGGTCGTGATGGAGAATCCGGACATGATTTCCAAGGCGGTGCTCGCGCGCGGGCTCGACGCACAGACGGCCTTCGAGATCGTATCGATCGACATCGCTGATATCGACGTCGGCGAGAACATTGGCGCCCGGCTGCAGGCCGACCAGGCCGAGGCCGACACGCGCGTCGCCCGGGCCAAGGCCGAAGAGCGGCGGGCGTTCGCCATCGCTCGCGAGCAGGAAATGAAGGCCAAGGTGTCCGAGAACAAAGCCGAGGTGATCATGGCCGAAGCCAAGGTTCCGCTGGCCATCGCCTCGGCCTTCCGCGACGGCAATTTCGCCACCGCCGGCGGCTAA
- a CDS encoding formylglycine-generating enzyme family protein — MFSFILLTVIAADPAPGDQTRLDLLRTFRDELVQITPGKGDFPASFEMGSDNGSAAERPAHRVQLSRPFAIARYEVPQNLWQAVMGHNPSRWKGPRNSVEMLSYDDAVEFCRRATTDLREAKLITAKEVIRLPSEAEWEYAARAGTRTRYSFGDDASHLGDYAWFTGNAAGNDPAVGAKRPNNWQLYDVHGYLWEWCADAWHDNYQGAPTDGTAWHDADANERVLRSGSWKDPADRLTSSARRGAAHDLKDDAAGLRCVLAEEP, encoded by the coding sequence ATGTTCTCCTTCATACTTCTAACCGTGATCGCAGCCGATCCGGCGCCGGGCGATCAAACCAGGCTCGACCTGCTAAGAACCTTTCGCGACGAGCTCGTGCAGATCACGCCCGGCAAGGGAGATTTTCCCGCCAGCTTCGAGATGGGGTCTGATAATGGCTCCGCCGCGGAACGTCCCGCCCATCGCGTCCAGCTCTCTCGCCCGTTTGCGATTGCACGCTACGAAGTTCCGCAGAACCTCTGGCAGGCCGTGATGGGCCACAACCCCAGCCGCTGGAAAGGCCCTCGCAACTCGGTCGAAATGCTCAGCTACGACGACGCAGTCGAGTTCTGTCGTCGCGCGACAACGGACTTGCGCGAGGCAAAGCTGATTACCGCCAAGGAAGTAATCCGGCTCCCCAGCGAAGCCGAATGGGAATATGCGGCACGGGCTGGCACGCGCACGCGGTATTCTTTTGGGGACGACGCGTCCCATCTCGGCGACTACGCCTGGTTCACCGGCAACGCAGCGGGCAACGACCCTGCCGTAGGCGCCAAGCGTCCCAACAACTGGCAGCTTTACGACGTACACGGCTACCTGTGGGAATGGTGTGCTGACGCCTGGCATGACAATTACCAAGGCGCCCCGACCGACGGCACAGCCTGGCACGACGCGGACGCCAACGAGCGCGTGCTGCGCAGCGGCAGTTGGAAAGACCCGGCCGACCGGCTGACAAGCAGCGCTCGCCGCGGCGCGGCTCATGATCTGAAAGACGATGCCGCAGGTTTGCGCTGTGTGCTGGCAGAAGAGCCGTAG
- a CDS encoding C25 family cysteine peptidase: protein MLAISLALALVTATPKPDNAAPDTIVVCPEAFRAALAPWLALRKEQGHRCQVIKPDTADKLRGKILAAAGRGALRYVVLVGDAPIETAPKKSLVTVPTHYVPSQVIHRFGGEKQIAGDNWFADLDDDQLPDVAIGRLPADSPEDLRTMVEKIVAYERGPAPGNWQRRINLVAGLGGFGAIADAAIEASAKRLLIEGIPAAYATSVTYGSWRSPYCPDPQLFHASTVDRFNEGCLFWVYMGHGHTRTVDRVRTPDGQHHIFNTADCSKLQCGARSPIALMLCCSTGGFDQREDCLAEELLRAKEGPVAALAGSRVTMPYAMSVLGAEMLRIYFSEDCRTVGELLSSAKRAMITRPRDDERSQAIDALAKLLNPASQDLALERAEHLEIFNLIGDPLLKLPRAAVAQVKAPANVRSGESLAITGTAPFDGAVEVELVVRRDRLTFRPPARTKYENSQTARDEYQRTYVRANDARLVSAMTMAKGGTFAATLAVPAEASGECHVRVFVQGEKETAVGAADVTVESAVARKD, encoded by the coding sequence ATGCTCGCCATTTCGCTCGCGCTCGCACTGGTCACGGCGACGCCTAAACCGGACAACGCCGCACCCGATACGATCGTCGTCTGTCCCGAGGCATTTCGCGCCGCTCTTGCCCCCTGGCTCGCACTCCGCAAGGAGCAGGGGCACCGCTGCCAGGTCATCAAGCCTGATACGGCCGACAAGCTGCGTGGCAAAATCTTAGCGGCCGCGGGGCGTGGTGCCTTGCGCTACGTCGTGCTGGTCGGCGACGCGCCGATCGAAACGGCTCCCAAGAAATCATTGGTCACGGTGCCCACGCATTACGTCCCCTCGCAAGTGATTCACCGCTTCGGCGGCGAAAAGCAGATCGCCGGAGACAATTGGTTCGCCGATCTCGACGACGATCAGTTGCCCGACGTGGCGATCGGGCGTTTGCCAGCCGATTCGCCCGAGGATCTGCGCACCATGGTCGAAAAGATCGTGGCTTACGAGCGTGGGCCGGCCCCCGGCAATTGGCAGCGGCGGATCAACCTGGTCGCCGGGCTGGGGGGCTTTGGTGCGATTGCCGATGCCGCGATCGAAGCCAGCGCCAAGCGACTATTGATCGAAGGTATTCCGGCCGCCTACGCGACCAGCGTTACGTACGGCAGTTGGCGCAGTCCTTACTGCCCCGATCCGCAGTTGTTCCATGCCTCGACCGTCGATCGCTTTAACGAGGGGTGTCTGTTCTGGGTCTACATGGGGCACGGTCACACGCGCACGGTCGATCGGGTGCGCACGCCCGACGGCCAGCATCACATTTTCAACACGGCCGACTGCTCGAAGCTGCAATGCGGCGCCCGTTCGCCCATTGCGCTAATGCTCTGCTGCAGCACGGGCGGATTCGATCAGCGCGAAGATTGCCTTGCCGAGGAGCTGTTGCGTGCGAAGGAAGGGCCGGTGGCGGCCCTGGCCGGCTCGCGCGTTACGATGCCCTACGCGATGAGCGTCCTGGGGGCCGAAATGTTGCGGATCTATTTTTCCGAGGATTGCCGCACGGTCGGCGAATTGCTGTCCTCGGCGAAGCGGGCCATGATCACGCGGCCGCGCGACGACGAACGCAGCCAGGCGATCGATGCCCTGGCAAAGTTACTTAACCCGGCCAGCCAGGATCTGGCACTTGAACGAGCCGAGCACTTGGAGATTTTCAATCTGATCGGCGATCCGCTCTTGAAGCTGCCACGTGCCGCCGTGGCCCAGGTGAAAGCCCCCGCGAATGTCCGCTCGGGCGAGTCGCTGGCGATCACCGGCACGGCGCCCTTTGACGGTGCGGTGGAAGTCGAACTCGTGGTGCGCCGCGATCGGCTTACCTTCCGGCCGCCGGCCCGCACGAAGTATGAGAATTCACAGACAGCCCGCGATGAATACCAGCGAACGTACGTTCGGGCGAACGACGCGCGGCTCGTTTCGGCAATGACGATGGCAAAAGGAGGCACGTTTGCCGCAACCCTGGCCGTGCCCGCCGAAGCCAGCGGAGAGTGCCACGTGCGCGTGTTCGTGCAAGGCGAGAAGGAGACCGCCGTCGGCGCTGCCGACGTCACGGTCGAGTCGGCCGTCGCCCGGAAAGATTGA
- a CDS encoding glycosyltransferase, with translation MAAREKGVGLKPSLCMILPLRNDADRVSLIFTQALEILPELTPRWNLVLFDDGSTDATGESLAELVRAYPQATVIHHSTAMGDNACFRRGARVTDGDLVLLRSSDCDLDLTGLHKMWKRASAHPLVVARSHGDAGRGRFTLAARKKERGLATGPALQLIERRALGPWLAGKEEDLQGYLHARRYPQHEVELRRCLASGMAPMSGRFEPQHCDAGDASGRPKRPNYLLRLKAFAMGE, from the coding sequence ATGGCTGCTCGAGAAAAGGGTGTCGGTTTGAAACCTTCGCTTTGCATGATCTTGCCGCTGCGGAACGATGCGGATCGCGTGTCGCTCATCTTTACGCAAGCCCTGGAAATCCTGCCCGAGCTGACTCCACGCTGGAACCTGGTGCTTTTCGACGATGGCTCGACCGACGCCACGGGCGAGAGCCTCGCTGAGTTGGTTCGCGCTTACCCGCAGGCCACGGTCATTCATCATTCCACGGCCATGGGTGACAACGCGTGCTTTCGCCGCGGGGCGCGGGTGACCGACGGCGACCTGGTCCTGCTCAGGTCCAGTGATTGCGATCTGGACCTGACCGGCCTGCACAAAATGTGGAAACGGGCGTCCGCGCATCCGTTGGTGGTCGCACGTTCACACGGCGATGCGGGCCGTGGACGTTTTACCTTGGCCGCCCGAAAGAAGGAGCGTGGACTGGCCACGGGGCCCGCATTGCAACTCATCGAGCGCCGTGCCCTGGGGCCCTGGTTGGCCGGTAAAGAAGAGGACCTGCAAGGCTACCTGCACGCCCGCCGTTACCCGCAGCACGAAGTGGAATTGCGTCGCTGCCTCGCCTCCGGGATGGCGCCAATGTCTGGCCGGTTCGAGCCGCAGCACTGCGACGCGGGCGACGCATCGGGGCGGCCCAAACGCCCGAATTACCTGCTGCGTTTGAAGGCCTTTGCCATGGGGGAATAA
- the hisI gene encoding phosphoribosyl-AMP cyclohydrolase: MSAHPAADAPVPNFAKGDGLLPAVAQDAVTGEVLMVAYMNSESFAETVATGRAVYFSRSKGRLWRKGEESGHVQQVVQILVDCDADTILLKVNQQGPACHEGYRSCFFRELSGDGVKVVQKRLVDPATVYGRK, encoded by the coding sequence GTGTCCGCCCATCCTGCAGCCGACGCACCTGTTCCCAACTTCGCCAAGGGCGACGGCCTGTTGCCCGCCGTGGCGCAAGACGCCGTCACGGGCGAGGTGCTGATGGTCGCGTACATGAACTCGGAGAGCTTCGCCGAGACCGTGGCTACAGGGCGTGCAGTCTATTTCAGCCGCTCCAAGGGGCGATTATGGCGCAAGGGGGAAGAGAGCGGCCACGTACAGCAGGTCGTGCAGATTCTCGTCGATTGTGACGCCGATACGATCTTGCTGAAGGTCAACCAACAAGGCCCGGCCTGTCACGAGGGCTATCGCAGTTGCTTCTTTCGCGAGCTCTCGGGCGACGGTGTGAAGGTCGTGCAAAAGCGCCTGGTCGATCCCGCCACCGTTTACGGCCGCAAGTGA
- a CDS encoding RidA family protein: protein MSAEARLGELKLQLPPAPKPAGVYKPVVVIGNVAYVSGHGPLKSDGSLSTGKVGSEVDQQAGYDAARQTGLAILSTLKAHFGSLDRVVRLVKTLGMVNAAPDFQQHPAVINGFSDLMSQVFGADHGVGARSAVGMGSLPGNISVEIEAIFEVKNA, encoded by the coding sequence GTGAGCGCTGAAGCACGCCTCGGTGAACTGAAGCTGCAATTGCCGCCCGCGCCGAAACCAGCCGGCGTTTACAAGCCCGTGGTCGTCATTGGCAACGTGGCGTACGTCTCGGGCCACGGTCCCTTGAAAAGCGACGGCTCACTCTCGACCGGCAAGGTCGGCTCCGAGGTCGATCAACAGGCCGGGTACGACGCAGCCCGCCAGACTGGCCTGGCGATTCTGTCGACGCTCAAGGCGCACTTTGGCAGTCTCGATCGCGTCGTGCGGCTAGTGAAGACCCTGGGCATGGTCAATGCCGCGCCCGACTTCCAGCAACATCCGGCCGTGATCAACGGCTTCAGCGATTTAATGTCGCAGGTTTTCGGCGCCGATCATGGCGTCGGCGCGCGGAGTGCCGTTGGCATGGGCTCACTGCCGGGGAATATCTCGGTCGAGATCGAAGCGATCTTTGAAGTGAAGAACGCTTAA
- a CDS encoding DUF1028 domain-containing protein, with protein MPPTSPRDGNATESSSPDPEFHTFSICAIDPEAGQCGVAVTTRVTQVGRYVPWVRAGVGAVATQATTAVKYGRAGLDLLAAGKAPEEVIGELLRDDANREVRQLGVIDMQGRTANFTGKDNGVFAGSRQGKNYTVQGNLLVGPQVIDAVAESFEGTNGAGMALADRLIAALEAGQRAGGDKRTGRLQSAALVVADERYAGVADDHIVETLQVAEHPEPVGELRRQYNRIHERLGQRTFSLVRGRDVVELKQMLFRLKLLWTERTEFPARADRPDLDQFDTEAATAVDQFRVAHGLPVPADGLGHPAGLVDAPFVEALRAAYRDALKNPVQAGKDDKAPEQ; from the coding sequence GTGCCGCCGACCTCGCCGCGCGACGGAAACGCAACCGAATCATCATCGCCCGATCCCGAATTCCACACCTTCTCGATTTGCGCCATTGATCCCGAGGCCGGGCAATGCGGTGTGGCGGTGACAACGCGCGTCACGCAGGTCGGCCGCTACGTTCCCTGGGTTCGCGCCGGCGTAGGCGCCGTGGCCACGCAGGCGACGACGGCCGTCAAGTACGGCCGCGCCGGGCTCGATCTCTTGGCCGCAGGTAAAGCACCCGAAGAAGTCATCGGCGAACTGCTTAGAGACGACGCGAATCGCGAAGTGCGCCAACTGGGCGTGATCGACATGCAAGGACGTACCGCGAACTTCACGGGAAAAGACAACGGCGTTTTCGCAGGCTCGCGGCAGGGGAAGAATTACACCGTGCAGGGCAATCTGCTTGTCGGACCGCAAGTGATCGACGCCGTGGCCGAGAGTTTCGAAGGGACCAACGGCGCGGGAATGGCACTGGCCGATCGGCTGATCGCGGCGCTCGAAGCCGGCCAGCGCGCCGGCGGCGATAAGCGCACCGGAAGGTTGCAATCGGCCGCGCTCGTCGTGGCCGACGAGCGATACGCCGGGGTTGCCGACGATCATATCGTCGAGACGTTGCAAGTGGCCGAACATCCCGAGCCCGTTGGCGAACTGCGCCGCCAATACAACCGCATCCACGAGCGTCTGGGGCAACGCACCTTTTCGCTGGTGCGCGGCCGCGACGTCGTCGAGCTTAAGCAAATGCTCTTCCGGCTAAAGCTGCTTTGGACCGAGCGAACCGAATTCCCCGCCCGGGCCGACCGGCCGGATCTCGACCAGTTCGATACCGAGGCAGCGACGGCCGTCGATCAATTTCGTGTCGCACACGGGCTGCCGGTGCCGGCTGATGGTCTGGGGCATCCCGCCGGACTGGTCGACGCACCCTTTGTCGAGGCGCTTCGTGCCGCATATCGCGACGCGCTCAAGAATCCCGTCCAGGCAGGCAAAGACGACAAGGCGCCGGAGCAATAG